A genomic stretch from Lathyrus oleraceus cultivar Zhongwan6 chromosome 2, CAAS_Psat_ZW6_1.0, whole genome shotgun sequence includes:
- the LOC127122635 gene encoding uncharacterized protein LOC127122635: MIKEERPDCSSATLAFLVHGIVLFPNIDKFMDHLFLEVVVANNLMPLLLAEFYHTFHTRHEKKGGTFLCFDPLLNLWMRVHMPQSGSFYYRNLSWPQKFASLLDSSILWYKREWEAKDIIVKYGGFLNVPLIGTHGCINYNPMLLKRQFGYTMLSPPEDQDLIPFIINTVDPLDLTVKRVRKDWTNIIRIDQEWGKKNILAKEPYFIWVKERARVVDIPLLYDSSSFPLVPKPEPILQEDMHNFIDKIRDLDLENTQLRVQLNHAKEHNHTLEDKGKQVCEKFVVNKNRLREVEGQRILVGGVLQGANFELDGRNDKLDQAYRTIRERKGPPKLLV, encoded by the coding sequence ATGATTAAGGAAGAAAGGCCGGATTGCAGTAGCGCAACATTAGCATTCTTGGTGCATGGAATTGTTCTATTCCCTAATATAGATAAATTCATGGATCATTTGTTCTTGGAAGTCGTCGTAGCCAATAACTTGATGCCATTATTGCTCGCCGAATTTTATCATACCTTCCATACAAGGCATGAGAAGAAAGGTGGAACCTTTCTTTGTTTTGATCCTCTGTTGAACTTATGGATGAGGGTTCATATGCCTCAAAGTGGATCTTTTTATTATAGAAACTTGTCATGGCCCCAAAAGTTCGCATCTCTCTTAGACAGTTCAATCCTTTGGTACAAGAGAGAATGGGAAGCAAAGGATATCATTGTCAAATATGGAGGATTCCTGAATGTCCCCTTAATAGGAACACATGGTTGTATCAACTACAACCCCATGCTACTCAAGAGACAGTTCGGATACACCATGTTGAGTCCTCCTGAGGATCAAGACCTCATACCTTTCATTATCAATACCGTGGATCCACTAGATTTAACTGTGAAGAGAGTGCGAAAAGATTGGACAAACATAATCCGGATTGACCAAGAGTGGGGCAAGAAGAACATCCTAGCCAAGGAACCTTACTTTATTTGGGTAAAAGAGAGGGCTAGGGTTGTCGATATTCCTTTACTTTATGACTCCTCATCATTTCCGTTGGTGCCTAAACCCGAGCCCATATTACAAGAAGACATGCATAATTTTATCGACAAGATACGAGATCTTGATTTGGAAAACACTCAATTAAGAGTGCAACTCAACCATGCCAAAGAACATAACCACACCTTGGAAGACAAGGGTAAGCAAGTCTGTGAGAAGTTCGTGGTCAACAAGAATAGATTAAGGGAAGTTGAAGGCCAAAGAATTTTGGTTGGTGGTGTTCTACAAGGAGCCAATTTTGAGCTAGACGGTCGCAACGACAAGTTGGATCAAGCGTACCGAACCATTAGAGAGAGAAAAGGTCCACCGAAGCTTCTTGTATGA